One stretch of bacterium DNA includes these proteins:
- a CDS encoding helix-turn-helix transcriptional regulator — translation MAARARAKTAKSTGRAAKKTKAVRGSRTGRPIMVLFDLLGRRWTLRLLWELRAGPMTFRQLRDAMEDVSPSVLNERLRALRDANLVDRSEGEGYVLTEQAHALSEHLLPLDGWARSWARGLR, via the coding sequence ATGGCAGCGAGAGCCCGGGCGAAGACGGCGAAGAGCACCGGTAGGGCGGCGAAGAAGACGAAGGCGGTCCGCGGAAGCCGGACCGGGCGACCGATCATGGTCCTCTTCGACCTGCTCGGTCGCCGCTGGACGCTTCGCCTTCTCTGGGAGCTGCGGGCCGGGCCGATGACCTTCCGGCAGCTGCGGGATGCGATGGAGGACGTCTCGCCGAGCGTGCTGAACGAGCGGCTGCGTGCCCTTCGCGACGCGAACCTCGTCGATCGGAGCGAAGGCGAGGGCTACGTCCTGACCGAGCAGGCCCACGCGCTCTCGGAGCACCTGCTGCCCCTCGACGGCTGGGCGCGAAGCTGGGCCCGGGGTCTCCGCTAG
- a CDS encoding glycosyltransferase: MRLLLVGAFPYPHHQGSQVYFQEQAIALRAAGAEVELLTYGRRDDAPPEDPERWRALDGFVHHTIPRSARPRSSASGPSFAKPRADQALRRALHDAIASRIESDASFDALLTHNVEACVISLSARVMRSQPPPPILYCVHTLLRHELSAYIKLIKNRDLSGSETRVMNWTRSVKNLVDGVGSSLDRFLARRADGWIALTQSASRVMRQYSDRPGAIIAPPLPDPRHRFFDHDPAPSSPSGPFFLYSGNLDPYQELPLLEGAARRLASRGGPVPRIVVASFDSSVDAPGRSWAPGIEPRHVTSEAEMQALTAAARATLVPRRAVGGFPIKLANSLANGTPAITFHDREWGLEDGRNVRVADRARPVDGLAEAIARLADDPEQAREMGVNARARYEAAHLPAVTADQTLGLIEEVRIAARRP, from the coding sequence ATGCGGCTGCTTCTCGTCGGCGCCTTCCCCTACCCGCATCACCAGGGCTCCCAGGTCTACTTCCAGGAGCAGGCGATCGCGCTCCGCGCCGCGGGGGCGGAGGTCGAGCTGCTGACCTACGGGCGACGCGACGACGCGCCCCCGGAAGACCCGGAACGCTGGCGCGCGCTCGACGGCTTCGTCCACCACACGATTCCCCGGAGCGCCCGCCCTCGGTCTTCGGCTTCGGGGCCTTCGTTCGCGAAGCCTCGCGCCGACCAGGCCCTGCGCCGCGCCCTGCATGACGCGATTGCGTCAAGAATCGAATCCGACGCGTCATTCGATGCGTTGTTGACGCACAATGTCGAAGCCTGCGTCATTTCCCTGTCGGCGCGCGTCATGCGTTCGCAACCGCCGCCTCCGATCCTCTACTGCGTTCACACCCTCCTGCGTCACGAGCTGTCCGCGTACATCAAGCTCATTAAAAACAGGGACTTGAGCGGCTCCGAGACCCGCGTCATGAATTGGACGCGAAGCGTCAAGAACCTCGTCGACGGCGTCGGCTCGAGCCTCGATCGCTTTCTGGCCAGGCGGGCTGACGGATGGATCGCATTGACGCAATCCGCGTCACGCGTCATGCGACAGTACAGCGACCGCCCAGGCGCGATCATCGCGCCGCCCCTGCCGGACCCCCGACATCGCTTCTTCGACCACGATCCGGCGCCTTCGTCGCCCAGCGGGCCTTTCTTCCTGTACTCCGGCAACCTCGATCCGTACCAGGAGCTCCCACTGCTCGAGGGCGCCGCACGCCGTCTCGCGAGTCGTGGAGGACCCGTTCCCCGGATCGTCGTCGCGAGCTTCGACTCGAGCGTCGACGCACCGGGACGATCCTGGGCGCCCGGGATCGAGCCCCGCCACGTGACGAGCGAGGCCGAGATGCAGGCGCTGACGGCCGCCGCTCGCGCGACGCTCGTGCCTCGGCGCGCGGTCGGCGGGTTCCCGATCAAGCTGGCCAACAGCCTCGCGAACGGCACACCGGCCATCACCTTCCACGACCGCGAATGGGGCCTCGAGGACGGTCGGAACGTCCGCGTCGCGGACCGGGCGCGTCCGGTCGACGGACTCGCGGAGGCGATCGCCCGGCTCGCGGACGACCCGGAGCAGGCACGCGAAATGGGGGTCAATGCCCGCGCTCGCTACGAGGCCGCGCACCTCCCGGCGGTCACGGCGGATCAGACCCTGGGCCTGATCGAAGAGGTCCGGATCGCGGCTCGGCGACCCTGA
- a CDS encoding glycosyltransferase family 2 protein, with product MSAPLALGADTPQLSLVFPAFNEAENLPTLLESATKIGDQLGVVFEIVIVDDGSEDESATVLDRWMGRDPRIRGVHHGTNLGYGAALRAGLREARGDLVFFSDADLQFDLREIADLLVHAHDVEIVAGYRAPRRDPWLRRVIARVWGDLVRALFDLPVRDIDCAFKIFRREVLDAIPIESIGAFVNTEILVRARAAGFRIRQVPVTHLPRQSGRQTGAHPRVIFRALAELVQLYGALGKATRSPHRP from the coding sequence ATGAGCGCGCCGCTCGCGCTTGGCGCCGACACGCCCCAGCTCTCTCTCGTCTTCCCCGCCTTCAACGAGGCGGAGAACCTGCCGACGCTGCTCGAGAGCGCGACGAAGATCGGGGACCAGCTCGGCGTGGTCTTCGAGATCGTGATCGTCGACGACGGATCCGAGGACGAGAGCGCGACGGTGCTCGACCGTTGGATGGGCCGCGATCCGCGCATCCGGGGCGTTCATCACGGAACCAATCTCGGCTACGGCGCGGCACTCCGGGCCGGACTCCGCGAGGCGCGGGGCGACCTGGTCTTCTTCAGCGATGCCGATCTCCAATTCGACCTGCGCGAGATCGCCGACCTCCTGGTCCACGCCCACGACGTCGAGATCGTCGCCGGCTACCGCGCCCCGCGCCGGGATCCGTGGCTCCGCCGGGTGATCGCCCGGGTCTGGGGCGACCTCGTCCGCGCCCTCTTCGATCTCCCGGTCCGCGACATCGATTGCGCCTTCAAGATCTTCCGGCGGGAGGTCCTCGATGCGATCCCGATCGAATCGATCGGCGCCTTCGTGAACACCGAGATCCTGGTCCGGGCCCGGGCCGCCGGATTCCGGATTCGCCAGGTCCCGGTCACCCACCTGCCGCGCCAGTCCGGACGCCAGACCGGCGCCCATCCCCGCGTCATCTTCCGTGCGCTCGCGGAGCTGGTCCAGCTCTACGGTGCCCTCGGCAAGGCGACCCGCTCGCCGCATCGCCCCTGA
- the rplC gene encoding 50S ribosomal protein L3 has protein sequence MAIELLCKKLGMTQVFVDSGEAVPVTVLEAGPNVVVQKKTADKDGYTAVQLAFGERRESLFSKAEKTHFEKHGVDAPKRHLSECRLTEEEAEALEEGMEITVDIFGPGQRVDAIGTSKGRGMTGVVKRHGFAIKKRSHGTHEFFRHGGSIGAGADPGKVIKGLKMAGQHGNARVTTQNLEVIRVDSDRNLLLVRGAVPGHKNGLVKIRTAIKKGDQGLGTPPGQKVGGDDAEAPAEEAAE, from the coding sequence ATGGCCATCGAACTGCTGTGCAAGAAGCTCGGCATGACCCAGGTCTTCGTCGACTCCGGCGAAGCCGTCCCCGTGACCGTCCTCGAGGCGGGACCCAACGTCGTCGTCCAGAAGAAGACGGCCGACAAGGACGGCTACACCGCCGTCCAGCTCGCCTTCGGCGAGCGCCGCGAGAGCCTCTTCTCCAAGGCCGAGAAGACGCACTTCGAGAAGCACGGCGTCGACGCCCCGAAGCGTCATCTCTCCGAGTGCCGCCTGACCGAGGAAGAAGCGGAAGCCCTCGAAGAAGGGATGGAGATCACCGTCGACATCTTCGGCCCCGGCCAGCGCGTCGACGCCATCGGCACCTCGAAGGGCCGCGGTATGACGGGCGTCGTCAAGCGTCACGGCTTCGCGATCAAGAAGCGCAGCCACGGTACCCACGAGTTCTTCCGACACGGCGGCTCGATCGGCGCCGGCGCGGACCCGGGCAAGGTCATCAAGGGTCTCAAGATGGCCGGTCAGCACGGCAACGCCCGCGTGACCACGCAGAACCTCGAGGTGATTCGCGTGGACAGCGACCGCAACCTCCTGCTCGTGCGCGGCGCCGTCCCCGGACACAAGAACGGCCTCGTCAAGATCCGCACCGCCATCAAGAAGGGCGACCAGGGTCTCGGCACCCCGCCCGGCCAGAAGGTGGGCGGCGACGACGCCGAAGCCCCCGCGGAGGAGGCCGCCGAATAA
- a CDS encoding alkaline phosphatase family protein, producing the protein MSQPAAPSPPRSEIADRPLRPVLVLALDGATFDVIEPMVADGELPNLAAWMKEGGYASLPSTIPPVTFPAWSSFMTGLEPAEHGIFDFTQKREGQYRLQFVNATDRAAPSIFARVSDAGGDVLVLGMPATHPPEPLAGLLVCGFDAPVSTGTDERSASDPELYRAIADEVGPWMRPELDETAKADDFHERAVGTLLSRIDRKCDFALEAIAQMRQRKGGALPTLTMVVFSESDTAGHHYFRDHDPRSPRHDPDAGPARREALRDVYRRLDDACGELRAAAPEALCVVVSDHGMGTATDKVVHLNRHLAERGLLFRREGVGRFVDRLARRARDTALAWLPAVIAQALFRRARAAAAELESRARFGGIDWRRTVAFSEEANTNPGVWINLAGREARGCVPPEEYEHVRNSVIEALLDWKLPSGAPVVRRALKREEVHRGPFATRAPDIVVELALENGHGLSLVPTPWSEGERHGEGIPSVRVLEADDHGGGRGRGMNGTHRGNGIWISETREGVTPPAPPTRLSAVAPWLARAMGLAWEGAAAGDDAVATGPRQAYEPDEEDMVAERLRALGYLE; encoded by the coding sequence GTGTCCCAGCCCGCAGCGCCCTCGCCTCCTCGATCCGAGATCGCCGATCGGCCCCTCCGGCCGGTCCTCGTCCTCGCCCTCGACGGCGCGACCTTCGACGTGATCGAGCCGATGGTCGCCGACGGCGAGCTCCCGAACCTGGCCGCGTGGATGAAGGAGGGCGGGTACGCCTCCCTTCCCTCGACGATTCCGCCGGTCACCTTCCCCGCCTGGTCTTCTTTCATGACCGGTCTCGAGCCCGCGGAGCACGGGATCTTCGACTTCACCCAGAAGCGCGAGGGCCAGTACCGCCTCCAGTTCGTGAACGCGACGGACCGCGCCGCTCCCTCGATCTTCGCGCGGGTGTCCGACGCGGGGGGCGATGTCCTCGTCCTCGGCATGCCCGCGACCCATCCGCCGGAGCCGCTCGCCGGACTGCTCGTCTGCGGATTCGATGCGCCGGTCTCGACGGGAACGGACGAGCGAAGCGCCTCGGACCCCGAGCTCTACCGCGCGATCGCCGACGAGGTCGGGCCCTGGATGCGGCCGGAGCTCGACGAGACCGCGAAGGCCGACGACTTCCACGAGCGCGCGGTCGGCACCCTCCTCTCGCGGATCGATCGCAAGTGCGACTTCGCCCTCGAGGCGATCGCGCAGATGCGGCAGCGGAAGGGCGGCGCGCTGCCGACGCTCACGATGGTCGTCTTCTCCGAGAGCGACACCGCCGGCCACCACTACTTCCGGGATCACGATCCGAGGTCGCCACGGCACGACCCCGACGCCGGACCCGCGAGACGCGAGGCGCTTCGCGACGTCTACCGGCGGCTCGACGACGCCTGCGGCGAGCTCCGCGCGGCGGCGCCGGAGGCGCTCTGCGTCGTCGTCTCCGACCACGGGATGGGCACGGCGACGGACAAGGTCGTCCACCTGAACCGCCACCTCGCCGAACGCGGTCTCCTCTTCCGGCGCGAGGGGGTCGGCCGCTTCGTCGACCGGCTCGCGCGGCGCGCTCGGGACACCGCCCTCGCCTGGCTGCCCGCGGTGATCGCCCAGGCCCTCTTCCGCCGGGCGCGCGCCGCCGCCGCGGAGCTCGAGAGTCGGGCCCGCTTCGGCGGGATCGACTGGCGCCGCACGGTCGCGTTCTCCGAGGAAGCGAACACGAATCCGGGCGTCTGGATCAACCTGGCGGGCCGAGAGGCCCGGGGATGCGTCCCGCCAGAGGAATACGAACACGTTCGCAATTCGGTGATCGAAGCCCTTCTCGACTGGAAGCTGCCCTCCGGCGCGCCGGTCGTGCGCCGCGCGCTCAAGCGGGAAGAAGTCCACCGCGGTCCCTTCGCGACCCGCGCGCCGGACATCGTCGTCGAGCTCGCCCTCGAGAACGGCCATGGCCTCTCCCTCGTCCCGACCCCGTGGTCCGAGGGCGAGCGACACGGCGAGGGCATTCCGAGCGTCCGGGTCCTCGAGGCCGACGACCACGGCGGCGGCCGCGGGCGCGGCATGAACGGCACCCATCGCGGGAACGGGATCTGGATCAGCGAGACGCGCGAGGGCGTCACGCCGCCCGCGCCGCCGACCCGGCTCTCGGCGGTCGCCCCTTGGCTGGCGAGGGCGATGGGCCTAGCCTGGGAGGGTGCCGCGGCGGGGGATGACGCGGTCGCGACGGGTCCCCGCCAGGCCTACGAGCCGGACGAGGAAGACATGGTCGCGGAGCGCCTTCGCGCGCTGGGGTACCTCGAATGA
- a CDS encoding carboxymuconolactone decarboxylase family protein gives MARIEPLAPPYSPETQALFDLAMPEGMAPLALFRVLARNERLLPRFMRSGVLDRGPVPIRDREIVIHRTTARCGAEYEWGVHVNGFGRPLELGDEVLRATVDGDADDPAFDPRQALLVRMVDELHDDATVSDGTWRALRDEYDELQLQELIYTVGFYHTVSFLCNGLALENEPFGATFEELRAGR, from the coding sequence ATGGCTCGAATCGAACCGCTTGCCCCGCCCTACTCCCCCGAGACCCAGGCACTCTTCGACCTCGCGATGCCGGAAGGGATGGCGCCCCTGGCCCTCTTCCGGGTGCTCGCCCGGAACGAGCGCCTGCTCCCGCGCTTCATGCGCTCGGGCGTGCTCGACCGCGGCCCGGTCCCGATCCGGGATCGCGAGATCGTGATCCACCGGACGACCGCGCGCTGCGGCGCGGAGTACGAGTGGGGCGTGCACGTGAACGGGTTCGGCCGGCCCCTCGAGCTGGGCGACGAGGTCTTGCGCGCGACGGTCGACGGAGACGCCGACGATCCCGCCTTCGACCCGCGCCAGGCACTGCTCGTGCGGATGGTCGACGAGCTGCACGACGACGCGACGGTCTCCGATGGGACCTGGCGGGCGCTCCGCGACGAGTACGACGAGCTCCAGCTCCAGGAGCTCATCTACACCGTCGGCTTCTACCACACGGTCAGCTTCCTCTGTAACGGACTCGCCCTCGAGAACGAGCCGTTCGGGGCGACCTTCGAAGAGCTGCGCGCGGGCCGCTGA
- a CDS encoding NIPSNAP family protein translates to MIYVKQSYNIDPAAPSTRDRVVDVVEKYVVPANERYGARLVGAFFAHEEWYSQVIHLTEFDDFAAYQAYRTSAATDGDANEGVAQMTNLAPEQRVEILEPLGPVAPDELRQAIADSLEKPVGVYTFAILDVTPSKIEPFTAMLSAAASNLPIIAALRDVSGNPYRVTDLWATDTGKPGYAPNDDQQESFFGPLRQVAPREKMMRLHVMPYSPLR, encoded by the coding sequence ATGATCTACGTCAAGCAGAGCTACAACATCGACCCCGCTGCCCCCTCGACTCGCGATCGCGTGGTCGACGTCGTCGAGAAGTACGTCGTCCCCGCGAACGAGCGGTACGGCGCGCGGCTCGTCGGCGCCTTCTTCGCCCACGAAGAGTGGTACAGCCAGGTGATCCACCTGACGGAGTTCGACGACTTCGCCGCCTACCAGGCCTACCGAACGTCCGCCGCGACCGACGGAGACGCCAACGAGGGCGTGGCGCAGATGACGAATCTGGCCCCCGAACAACGGGTCGAGATCCTCGAGCCCCTCGGTCCGGTCGCCCCCGACGAGCTCCGGCAGGCGATCGCGGATTCGCTCGAGAAGCCGGTCGGCGTCTACACCTTCGCGATCCTCGACGTCACGCCGTCGAAGATCGAGCCCTTCACCGCGATGCTCAGCGCCGCCGCGAGCAATCTCCCGATCATCGCCGCCCTGCGCGACGTCTCCGGCAACCCCTACCGCGTGACCGATCTCTGGGCGACGGATACCGGCAAGCCCGGATACGCGCCCAACGACGATCAGCAGGAGTCCTTCTTCGGACCCCTCCGACAGGTGGCGCCGCGTGAGAAGATGATGCGGCTCCACGTCATGCCCTACTCGCCGCTTCGTTAG
- a CDS encoding serine/threonine protein phosphatase: protein MRRYGAWIGLVGVLVALGCAGLGAGSGGDRFTIAMIPDTQNYTDYTHQTAEGFAIDASTLFLEQMSWVADNARTRGGDIVFVASVGDTWQHPTESIDEEHAAMGYSRVPNPYFDAHFTPSEKVAKVEIPTAIAGYQQVADAGLPFGVPPGNHDYDAMYNVNTHPPNLSKPPEEITFTVEDLGLLHVGGLGGFVGAFGATSPFFRDAPWYVAAFEGGTSSAQIFEAGGYRFLHLALEMQAGDDVLAWARRVIADYPGIPTIVSTHDYLSPKATRISGGFLDFTLVDAENHNTPQQMFEKLIALESQIFLVLCGHYHGQAYLREANVAGFDVHTVLADYQDRGQVGLDAGQPRDPQRGGPVGLGDGWLRLLEFDTTVDPPTIAMRTYSTHYGKHASEMPDYVAWYRDHEQKGMSDEDFMAAEEYEIVLTDFRERFGAPAP from the coding sequence ATGCGGCGCTACGGAGCATGGATCGGACTCGTCGGGGTGCTCGTCGCCCTCGGCTGTGCAGGACTGGGCGCGGGGAGCGGCGGCGATCGGTTCACGATCGCGATGATCCCCGACACCCAGAACTACACCGACTACACCCACCAGACGGCCGAGGGCTTCGCGATCGACGCCTCGACGCTCTTTCTGGAACAGATGTCCTGGGTCGCGGACAACGCGCGCACGCGGGGCGGCGACATCGTCTTCGTTGCCAGCGTCGGCGACACCTGGCAGCACCCGACCGAGTCGATCGACGAAGAGCACGCCGCGATGGGCTACTCGCGGGTCCCGAACCCCTACTTCGACGCCCACTTCACGCCGAGCGAGAAGGTCGCGAAGGTCGAGATCCCGACGGCGATCGCGGGCTACCAGCAGGTCGCCGACGCCGGACTGCCCTTCGGCGTGCCGCCGGGCAACCACGACTACGACGCGATGTACAACGTGAACACCCACCCGCCGAACCTGTCGAAGCCGCCGGAGGAGATCACGTTCACGGTCGAGGACCTGGGGCTCCTGCACGTGGGTGGTCTCGGCGGCTTCGTCGGCGCCTTCGGAGCGACCTCTCCCTTCTTCAGAGATGCGCCCTGGTACGTCGCTGCATTCGAAGGCGGGACGAGCAGCGCGCAGATCTTCGAGGCCGGCGGCTATCGCTTCCTCCACCTGGCGCTCGAGATGCAGGCCGGCGACGACGTGCTGGCCTGGGCGCGGCGCGTGATCGCCGACTACCCGGGTATTCCGACCATCGTATCGACCCACGACTACCTGAGTCCGAAAGCCACCCGGATCTCCGGCGGCTTCCTCGACTTCACGCTCGTGGACGCGGAGAACCACAACACGCCGCAGCAGATGTTCGAGAAGCTGATCGCGCTCGAGTCGCAGATCTTCCTCGTGCTCTGCGGCCACTACCACGGGCAGGCGTATCTCCGCGAGGCCAACGTCGCGGGATTCGACGTGCACACGGTCCTGGCCGACTACCAGGATCGGGGGCAGGTCGGCCTCGACGCGGGTCAGCCGCGGGATCCGCAGCGGGGTGGGCCGGTCGGTCTCGGGGACGGCTGGCTGCGACTCCTCGAGTTCGACACGACGGTCGATCCGCCGACGATCGCGATGCGGACGTATTCGACCCATTACGGGAAGCACGCGAGCGAGATGCCCGACTACGTGGCGTGGTACCGCGATCACGAGCAGAAGGGCATGAGCGACGAGGACTTCATGGCGGCGGAGGAGTACGAGATCGTGCTCACCGATTTTCGCGAGCGCTTCGGGGCGCCGGCGCCTTGA
- a CDS encoding MAPEG family protein, producing MNDAGMLAPVLALVGWTFVLWVWMYVTRVPAMQRADIDVEELSRTGAPLVLPPEVARVADNYNHLHEQPTLFYAVALCGQLAGATDGLSVGLAWAYVGLRVVHSLIQATKNPIMVRFSVFALASATLFALLVRVALSL from the coding sequence ATGAATGATGCCGGAATGCTTGCTCCGGTCCTCGCCCTGGTGGGCTGGACCTTCGTGCTCTGGGTGTGGATGTACGTCACGCGCGTGCCCGCCATGCAGCGCGCCGACATCGACGTGGAAGAGTTGTCGCGAACCGGCGCGCCGCTCGTGCTCCCGCCCGAGGTCGCTCGCGTCGCGGACAACTACAACCATCTGCACGAGCAGCCCACGCTCTTCTACGCGGTCGCGCTGTGCGGGCAGCTCGCGGGCGCGACCGATGGGCTGTCGGTCGGACTGGCCTGGGCGTACGTCGGGCTGCGGGTCGTGCACTCGCTGATCCAGGCGACGAAGAACCCGATCATGGTCCGCTTCAGCGTCTTCGCGCTCGCGTCGGCAACGCTCTTCGCGCTGCTGGTCCGCGTCGCGCTCTCGCTCTAG
- a CDS encoding haloalkane dehalogenase has translation MDIQEAPDAAVRALPDYPFESHYAAVPREPGSAETLRVHYVDEGPRDGRPVVFLHGNPGWTYIWREPVKAAAAAGFRAIAVDHVGMGLSDRPTELDDYTVTRHVEWLRAALFDVLDLRDFVFVLQDWGGILGCRLLALAPDRVAGVCCTNTGFPERDPSIPLPDDIEASGPFVAFQAMAAAAPVWEPWKLLPMVTVTPLSEDVVAGYRAPYAESPARGSQAYPALLPTRPDNPMLPDNFEAWKVVETFDRPFVTIFSDQDQIAPDGWKPLVARIPGAKDQPHQILEGGGHFLQEDIPEAYTKAVVDWLTTTFA, from the coding sequence TTGGACATCCAGGAAGCCCCCGACGCCGCCGTCCGCGCGCTCCCGGACTATCCGTTCGAGAGCCACTACGCGGCGGTTCCGCGCGAGCCCGGCTCCGCCGAGACGCTCCGGGTCCACTACGTCGACGAGGGGCCGCGGGACGGGCGCCCGGTCGTCTTCCTCCACGGCAACCCGGGCTGGACCTACATCTGGCGCGAACCCGTGAAGGCCGCCGCGGCCGCGGGCTTCCGCGCGATCGCCGTCGACCACGTCGGCATGGGCCTGTCGGACCGCCCGACCGAACTCGACGACTACACCGTCACGCGTCACGTCGAGTGGCTGCGCGCCGCCCTCTTCGACGTGCTCGACCTGCGCGACTTCGTCTTCGTCCTCCAGGATTGGGGCGGAATCCTCGGCTGCCGTCTGCTCGCCCTCGCGCCCGATCGCGTCGCCGGCGTCTGCTGCACGAATACCGGCTTCCCGGAGCGCGACCCCTCCATTCCGCTCCCCGACGACATCGAAGCCTCCGGCCCCTTCGTCGCCTTCCAGGCGATGGCGGCCGCCGCGCCGGTCTGGGAGCCCTGGAAGCTGCTCCCGATGGTCACGGTCACGCCGCTCTCGGAGGACGTCGTCGCCGGCTATCGCGCGCCCTACGCCGAGTCGCCCGCGCGCGGCAGCCAGGCCTATCCGGCGCTGCTGCCCACGCGACCGGACAATCCGATGCTCCCGGACAATTTCGAGGCGTGGAAGGTCGTCGAGACCTTCGACCGACCCTTCGTCACGATCTTCAGCGACCAGGACCAGATCGCACCCGACGGCTGGAAGCCGCTCGTCGCGCGGATCCCCGGCGCGAAGGACCAGCCCCACCAGATCCTCGAAGGCGGTGGCCACTTCCTCCAGGAAGACATCCCCGAGGCGTATACGAAGGCCGTCGTCGATTGGCTGACGACGACCTTCGCCTAG
- a CDS encoding haloalkane dehalogenase has protein sequence MAIEALRTPDERFAFLPAFPYAPNYVEDLPGYEGLRMAWYDEGPADAETTFLCLHGEPSWSYLYRHMLKEFVDAGHRVVAPDLFGFGRSDKPVNDADYSIDFHRGSLLALIERLDLTNVTLVCQDWGGLLGLTLPMDCGDRFTRLLVMNTAMPIGEFVSQGFLNWRTLAATVPDIPVAGLIASDVKGDFSPLDAIAYDAPYPDDTYKAGVRRFPELVPVEPGMAGIELYVRARAFWSTEWTGESFMAIGLRDGVLGKDVMEELRSMIKGCPEALDVPEAGHFIQEYGGPIAKAALAHFGLD, from the coding sequence ATGGCCATCGAAGCCCTGCGCACGCCGGACGAGCGCTTCGCGTTCCTGCCCGCCTTTCCGTACGCGCCGAACTACGTCGAAGACCTGCCGGGCTACGAAGGCCTGCGCATGGCCTGGTACGACGAGGGCCCTGCGGACGCCGAGACGACCTTCCTCTGTCTGCACGGCGAGCCGAGCTGGTCCTACCTCTACCGCCACATGCTGAAGGAGTTCGTCGACGCCGGACACCGGGTCGTCGCCCCGGACCTCTTCGGCTTCGGCCGCTCCGACAAGCCGGTGAACGACGCCGACTACTCGATCGACTTCCACCGCGGGAGCCTGCTCGCCCTGATCGAGCGTCTCGACCTCACCAACGTCACCCTCGTCTGCCAGGACTGGGGCGGGCTGCTCGGCCTGACCCTCCCGATGGATTGCGGCGATCGGTTCACGCGCCTGCTCGTCATGAACACCGCGATGCCGATCGGCGAGTTCGTCTCCCAGGGATTCCTGAACTGGCGGACCCTCGCGGCGACGGTGCCGGACATCCCTGTCGCCGGACTGATCGCGAGCGACGTGAAGGGCGACTTCTCGCCCCTCGACGCCATCGCCTACGACGCGCCCTACCCCGACGACACCTACAAGGCCGGCGTTCGCCGCTTCCCTGAGCTCGTGCCCGTCGAACCGGGCATGGCCGGCATCGAACTGTACGTGCGCGCCCGCGCCTTCTGGTCGACCGAGTGGACCGGCGAGAGCTTCATGGCGATCGGCCTGCGCGACGGCGTCCTCGGCAAGGACGTGATGGAGGAGCTGCGCAGCATGATCAAGGGCTGCCCGGAGGCCCTCGACGTGCCCGAGGCCGGCCACTTCATCCAGGAGTACGGCGGCCCGATCGCGAAGGCCGCCCTCGCCCACTTCGGACTGGACTGA